A genomic region of Candidatus Rhabdochlamydia sp. T3358 contains the following coding sequences:
- the sctQ gene encoding type III secretion system cytoplasmic ring protein SctQ — MSTMPMNWIHQIHHTLQEMQEIPLWGNPPNIPWDQCIQEVAAILQTPELSLVVGDTQLLTEEKVLLGLGNHPIVTSIQLSPLVGQCFWVMAQEDISFLISLALTENQSQKAMNSTSFQEGFYRFLLLEILKALDSLKPFSDLSLKMGSLTTILPKENCICMDIGIHHPKKVLWGRIVCPVSFHQAFKTHFANTAFSIDESSLDIDLAVSAQIGHTKLTLSQWKKIAVGDFLILDVCSYSPNTTKGTATLFLEQTPLFTVICKPANCKIIDYAYQEGSMDEDFEEEDMNQEEEITQELEEPLIPISDALLTIHVEIARMRMNLKKLTQLKPGNVIELATRPEQGVKLILNGKAVAKAELIQLGDVLGVKILQIGE, encoded by the coding sequence ATGAGCACAATGCCAATGAACTGGATTCATCAAATCCATCATACCTTGCAAGAGATGCAAGAGATCCCCTTATGGGGAAACCCACCTAATATTCCTTGGGATCAGTGCATACAAGAAGTAGCTGCTATTTTACAAACTCCTGAATTAAGTCTTGTAGTGGGAGATACTCAGCTGCTTACAGAGGAAAAAGTGCTGTTAGGACTTGGTAATCATCCGATCGTAACAAGCATTCAATTAAGCCCACTTGTAGGACAATGTTTTTGGGTTATGGCACAAGAGGATATCTCTTTTTTGATTTCGCTTGCACTCACAGAAAATCAGAGTCAAAAAGCAATGAACTCTACTTCTTTTCAAGAAGGTTTTTATAGATTTTTACTGCTTGAAATCTTAAAAGCCCTTGACTCCTTAAAACCTTTTTCTGATCTGTCTTTGAAAATGGGCTCTCTAACTACCATTCTTCCCAAAGAAAATTGTATTTGTATGGATATCGGTATTCATCACCCTAAAAAAGTCCTATGGGGAAGAATCGTATGTCCTGTCAGTTTTCATCAGGCCTTTAAAACTCACTTTGCAAATACAGCCTTTTCGATTGATGAGAGTAGTCTAGATATAGATTTAGCCGTATCTGCTCAAATCGGCCACACAAAACTTACTCTATCTCAGTGGAAAAAAATTGCAGTCGGTGATTTTTTAATTTTGGATGTTTGCTCTTATTCTCCTAATACAACAAAAGGAACAGCCACTCTTTTTTTGGAACAAACTCCCCTATTTACTGTAATTTGTAAACCAGCTAATTGCAAAATCATCGACTATGCCTATCAGGAGGGATCCATGGATGAAGATTTCGAAGAAGAAGATATGAATCAAGAAGAAGAAATAACACAAGAACTAGAAGAACCATTAATCCCCATATCTGATGCTCTCTTGACTATTCATGTAGAAATAGCAAGAATGCGAATGAATCTAAAAAAACTCACACAGCTTAAACCTGGCAATGTGATTGAATTAGCCACACGACCTGAACAAGGAGTAAAACTAATCTTAAATGGGAAAGCTGTTGCCAAAGCAGAGCTTATTCAACTCGGTGATGTACTTGGAGTTAAAATCCTACAGATTGGGGAATAA
- a CDS encoding protein kinase yields MAEHSFYKQNTLPELIGKEDIPLPEKIGPYKIESLLNKGGMSLLYLGLDPKAKKPLAIKVLSPNHINHPEAVEHFLREAKAISISNHPNIVKLYGEGSWEKGLYIAMELINGVSLRQFIVQHSLSIRRVLDISLQVAYALQHLHSLRIIHRDVKPENILITEGGEVKLIDFGIAQLQDEQDQFALPSYFIGTPNYMSPEQKENSSHLSFASDLYSLGIILYELISGKLSYGAINLTSIPKGLRHILVKALAISVSERYQTTEEFIHDVSFYLQSKELEKEYAGPDQIKQVYEDLYSAFQLILPKTPPSWSHADIGLAKWHGVQFGLYYDFIRLPNNCLCILLASSTTTTIEAAICMSSLQGMIHMYTHQLNLTKIDELTSNLNQLLCKQACPITFSALLLDPLQDKLSCISCGYDSLIHVSQESFNPRTIVAKNPALGTNPQLEFSETIDNWDIGDTLILHTFDVSDKNTELANFEKMFFEEIKEHLLFSAQRQAETVLRSVLHYPTAANAASKALVCIQRIS; encoded by the coding sequence ATGGCAGAGCATTCTTTCTATAAACAAAATACGCTCCCTGAGCTGATAGGAAAAGAAGATATTCCTCTGCCTGAAAAAATTGGCCCCTATAAAATAGAGAGTCTTTTAAATAAAGGAGGAATGAGCCTCCTTTATTTAGGTTTGGATCCTAAGGCAAAAAAACCTTTAGCTATTAAGGTCTTATCTCCTAATCATATTAATCATCCTGAAGCTGTTGAGCATTTCCTAAGAGAAGCTAAAGCAATCTCGATTTCTAATCATCCCAATATTGTAAAACTCTATGGGGAAGGAAGCTGGGAAAAGGGGCTTTATATTGCTATGGAATTAATTAATGGTGTTTCGCTTAGACAATTTATTGTACAACATTCTTTATCTATACGTAGAGTTTTAGATATCTCTTTGCAAGTAGCCTATGCGCTCCAACATTTACACTCTCTTCGAATTATTCACAGAGATGTAAAACCGGAAAATATTTTAATTACAGAAGGCGGCGAAGTAAAACTTATTGATTTTGGAATCGCGCAATTACAAGACGAACAAGATCAATTCGCTCTACCCTCCTATTTTATCGGCACACCGAATTACATGAGCCCTGAACAAAAAGAGAATTCCTCTCATTTAAGTTTTGCTTCTGATCTGTATTCTTTAGGCATCATTTTATATGAACTCATTTCTGGAAAACTCAGTTACGGCGCTATTAACCTCACCTCTATCCCCAAAGGTTTAAGACATATTCTCGTAAAAGCATTAGCTATTTCAGTTAGTGAGCGCTACCAAACAACCGAAGAGTTTATTCATGACGTCTCTTTCTATTTACAATCTAAAGAATTAGAAAAAGAGTATGCAGGCCCAGATCAGATCAAGCAAGTCTATGAAGACCTATACTCAGCATTTCAGCTAATATTACCTAAAACACCCCCCTCTTGGTCTCACGCTGATATCGGTTTAGCAAAATGGCATGGCGTCCAATTTGGTCTTTATTACGATTTTATTCGTCTTCCTAACAATTGTCTTTGCATATTACTCGCCTCTTCTACTACAACAACAATAGAAGCAGCAATTTGTATGAGTAGTTTACAAGGGATGATTCATATGTATACACACCAATTAAACTTAACCAAAATTGATGAACTAACCTCTAACTTAAACCAGTTGCTTTGCAAACAAGCCTGTCCGATTACTTTTAGTGCATTGCTTCTTGACCCTCTGCAAGATAAACTCAGTTGCATTTCCTGCGGATATGACAGCCTGATCCACGTATCTCAAGAGAGCTTTAATCCACGAACTATTGTAGCTAAAAACCCTGCATTAGGAACAAATCCCCAGTTAGAATTCTCTGAGACCATCGATAATTGGGATATTGGTGATACCCTTATTTTACACACCTTTGATGTATCCGATAAAAACACAGAATTAGCCAACTTTGAAAAAATGTTTTTCGAAGAGATTAAAGAGCACTTACTCTTTTCTGCACAAAGACAAGCAGAAACCGTTCTTCGATCGGTTCTGCATTATCCCACAGCAGCTAATGCAGCCTCTAAAGCATTAGTTTGCATACAAAGAATTTCTTAA
- a CDS encoding secretin N-terminal domain-containing protein, whose protein sequence is MKEFRSHFCYKITLCALPFSTIAYTLDTDPIAYKLENSKALIYSDKDTYTINFNNVSIIELIRFASKITNLNFVFEESELQFTVTVVSEEPVSAKNVMSVLIQVLRVHDLNLVEQDKNILITSSKRVHQIPPIISQDSPFSKIEPAALVTRVFRIKNANITTVASILRPMVSDAALIEMSPETKQLIVTDIAANIEQISTLLSSLDAPHSPLEIDSYNARKLPLDQLILLTQQIISPFVESNPIIFVPQLESHTVYIVSTPYLIEKAMEIMEDLDVSSEAGLFAKPGLRKVFLYKVKNRTVSELKKELEQVSSELKQTGSSALASAIFGVQVLRDSNSLLFVIDDQSIAKLQDILAKLDTPILTKTGNSSFFIYKIEHAEESQIANSLHQMLEHLQASPHPDSDLVDVIKSMKWIKETNSLVFTGTRPALRQIETILPTFDIAPHEAHPNKKTPPKSNYFVYKPVYRQPEDLEKALKDMSHALKTGGLIDKSFLAAVATMQWVESTKSLVFTGDPDSIEKIQTLLVSLDNNEGYPAGASSFSIYKPKYVPAEEIQAALVDLAFDLKESGLNDPKLLKTLSSVRYVAATKSFVFAADQETLTKVQSLLDSIDIANASGSIQHVGNVTFFVYNIQNTNATQLIASLKNFAAQLEKSTLPDKSLAETLEKVRWIKETNSLLFTGTEQTLERVQQLAQNFDLSKGGKPQIPNERKASTFTTYTPKFVNGDDLIEILQEFMNNLISAGVSDTSLFDAINNLKWIPKTSILLISGEPTAIQRIEGLLQKFDIPGQSTANPAIESIENTSFLVYKLQFHGGDDIQIALKQVVASLAKSSGESSALSDAVASLQWIKVTNSLLSTGQEGVLIKLKELIQNLDTPLKQVFIEVLVIETRLSNAQNFGLQWGSKMQYLDKAAVGFGNFPVAVPPPTQFGGNLQTVNATTTPKSTMIPFTNGFDLGVIGDIIMHKGKSFISLGSLVNALQTDVDTTIVMNPKIITQDNRQSNIFVGQNIPFTGAIVTNSSNNTVTTSNVEYRDIGVNLTITPILGDNDMVTLDIVHDITEVVNPVANVNNAQLTGIQTSHTHMDTRVHVPNNHFVVLSGMIQNIKHRVKTGLPCLGGLPVIGVFFSENDRDLAKSNVIIFVRPQIINSYDEYKKVTEHQEWLYKDSASLPILKEEFDEGLDLVKLPENE, encoded by the coding sequence ATGAAAGAATTTCGATCTCATTTTTGTTACAAAATCACTTTGTGTGCACTGCCATTTTCTACTATTGCCTATACTTTAGATACAGATCCTATTGCGTACAAATTAGAAAATTCTAAAGCCCTTATCTATTCAGACAAGGATACATATACTATTAATTTCAATAACGTATCTATTATCGAGTTAATTCGTTTTGCAAGCAAAATCACAAACTTAAATTTTGTTTTTGAAGAATCAGAATTGCAATTTACTGTTACTGTTGTTTCTGAAGAGCCTGTATCTGCTAAAAATGTGATGTCTGTTTTAATACAGGTACTACGCGTACATGACTTAAATCTAGTTGAGCAGGATAAAAATATTCTGATCACCTCTAGTAAAAGGGTGCATCAAATTCCACCGATCATTTCCCAAGATAGTCCTTTCTCTAAAATAGAACCTGCAGCTTTAGTAACACGTGTGTTTCGGATCAAAAATGCAAATATTACTACGGTTGCAAGTATTCTTAGACCGATGGTGTCCGATGCTGCTTTAATTGAAATGTCACCAGAGACAAAGCAGCTAATTGTAACTGACATTGCTGCAAATATAGAGCAAATCAGCACCCTTTTAAGCAGTTTAGATGCCCCGCATAGCCCCTTAGAAATTGATTCCTACAATGCAAGAAAATTGCCTCTGGATCAGTTAATTCTTTTAACTCAGCAAATTATCTCTCCTTTTGTTGAATCAAATCCTATCATTTTTGTTCCCCAATTAGAGTCGCATACGGTTTATATCGTTTCAACGCCCTATTTAATTGAAAAAGCCATGGAGATTATGGAGGATTTGGATGTCTCTTCAGAAGCAGGGCTTTTTGCAAAACCTGGTTTGAGAAAAGTATTCCTCTATAAAGTCAAAAACCGCACGGTTAGTGAATTAAAAAAAGAATTAGAGCAAGTAAGTTCTGAGCTTAAACAAACAGGAAGCTCAGCGCTAGCTTCTGCTATTTTTGGTGTTCAAGTTTTGCGTGATTCTAATTCTTTATTGTTTGTGATTGATGATCAAAGCATCGCTAAACTACAAGATATTTTGGCAAAATTAGATACACCTATTCTTACAAAAACGGGAAATAGCTCTTTCTTCATCTATAAAATTGAACATGCTGAAGAGTCTCAAATAGCAAATTCTCTGCACCAAATGCTAGAGCATCTTCAAGCATCTCCTCATCCCGATTCAGATCTTGTTGATGTGATTAAAAGCATGAAATGGATCAAGGAAACCAATTCTTTAGTATTCACAGGAACAAGACCTGCTTTAAGACAGATAGAAACCATTTTACCTACTTTTGATATTGCACCTCATGAGGCACATCCTAATAAAAAAACACCTCCTAAATCCAATTACTTTGTGTATAAACCAGTGTACCGTCAGCCAGAGGATTTAGAAAAAGCTTTAAAAGACATGAGCCATGCTCTTAAAACAGGGGGCTTAATCGATAAATCCTTTTTAGCTGCTGTAGCAACTATGCAATGGGTTGAGAGTACAAAGTCTTTAGTGTTCACTGGCGATCCAGACTCAATAGAAAAAATCCAAACACTCTTAGTTTCTCTGGATAACAATGAAGGATACCCTGCAGGAGCTTCCTCTTTTTCTATTTATAAACCCAAATATGTCCCTGCAGAAGAGATTCAAGCAGCACTCGTCGATCTAGCTTTTGATCTAAAAGAATCAGGATTAAATGATCCTAAGCTATTAAAAACCCTATCCTCTGTGCGCTATGTCGCAGCTACTAAATCTTTTGTATTTGCAGCAGATCAAGAAACCCTTACTAAAGTACAATCTTTGCTCGATAGCATAGATATTGCCAATGCTTCTGGATCGATCCAACATGTGGGCAATGTTACCTTTTTTGTCTATAACATCCAAAACACCAATGCTACGCAACTCATTGCTTCCTTAAAAAACTTTGCAGCCCAATTGGAAAAATCCACACTACCCGATAAAAGTCTTGCAGAAACCTTAGAAAAAGTACGCTGGATTAAAGAGACAAACTCTCTCTTATTTACGGGAACAGAACAAACCCTTGAGCGTGTACAACAATTAGCACAAAACTTCGATCTATCTAAAGGAGGCAAACCACAAATTCCAAACGAACGCAAAGCAAGCACCTTTACTACCTATACTCCTAAATTTGTAAATGGAGATGATCTAATTGAAATTCTGCAAGAATTCATGAATAATTTAATTAGCGCAGGCGTTTCAGATACCTCTTTATTCGATGCTATTAACAATTTAAAATGGATTCCTAAAACCTCTATTCTGCTTATTTCCGGAGAACCTACAGCTATCCAAAGAATAGAAGGGTTGCTACAAAAATTTGATATCCCCGGCCAGTCAACTGCAAACCCAGCGATTGAATCGATTGAAAATACGAGCTTTCTAGTCTACAAATTACAGTTCCACGGCGGAGATGATATTCAAATTGCCTTAAAGCAAGTGGTGGCTAGTTTAGCTAAATCCTCTGGGGAATCTTCCGCGCTATCTGATGCTGTAGCCTCTTTACAATGGATTAAAGTAACCAATTCCCTACTTAGCACAGGACAAGAAGGCGTTCTGATTAAACTCAAAGAACTTATCCAAAATTTAGATACACCTCTTAAACAAGTTTTCATCGAAGTGCTCGTCATTGAAACGCGTTTAAGCAATGCCCAAAACTTCGGTTTGCAATGGGGCAGCAAAATGCAGTATTTAGATAAAGCAGCAGTTGGTTTTGGAAACTTCCCAGTAGCAGTGCCCCCCCCAACACAATTTGGTGGTAATCTTCAAACAGTCAATGCAACTACTACTCCAAAAAGTACAATGATTCCTTTTACTAATGGCTTTGATTTAGGTGTCATTGGCGATATTATTATGCATAAAGGGAAATCCTTTATTTCTTTAGGCAGCTTGGTCAACGCACTACAAACAGATGTAGATACGACAATTGTGATGAATCCTAAAATCATCACACAAGATAACCGTCAATCCAATATTTTTGTCGGACAAAATATCCCTTTTACCGGAGCCATTGTAACTAATAGCTCCAATAATACAGTCACTACTTCGAACGTAGAGTATCGAGATATAGGGGTTAATCTAACGATTACCCCTATTCTAGGCGATAATGACATGGTTACATTAGATATCGTGCATGACATTACAGAGGTGGTAAACCCTGTTGCCAATGTAAATAATGCACAGTTAACAGGTATTCAAACCTCGCATACACATATGGACACTAGGGTACATGTCCCTAATAATCACTTTGTGGTTTTAAGCGGAATGATTCAGAATATTAAACATCGTGTTAAGACAGGCCTTCCCTGTTTAGGGGGTTTACCTGTGATTGGTGTTTTCTTTAGCGAAAATGACCGTGATCTGGCAAAATCTAACGTAATCATTTTTGTTAGACCACAAATTATTAATTCCTATGATGAATATAAAAAAGTTACCGAACATCAAGAATGGCTCTACAAAGATAGCGCTTCTTTACCGATCCTCAAAGAAGAATTTGATGAAGGGCTCGATTTGGTCAAACTTCCTGAGAATGAATAA
- a CDS encoding tetratricopeptide repeat protein — MNKLGLCILFLFSLCSCYKRVSDEIEPVLQYSVHDRYIKALPSAFEALSHDEGQSDWGKEMRIALGFAKECDLYQTITAFKRAEILLSSSDSPRLLQIQYGVLICYYMGQKYDQALAVFQESRLRHVSTEFAPLHDLLVVLYDCYIQTNQLTQADHILELFNQYFPDQSMDLYLSKSFMTADFFALNLIEESPPPRPYLSDFLQEYQTHKKSVGKAQLLNALLPGSGYLYLGQKQSALTAFLLNGLFIAASVYCFDHGNIAAGVIFTSFEAGWYFGGVYGAGLEAKCYNERLYETLGCHLMKEQRLFPMLMLKYAF, encoded by the coding sequence ATGAATAAACTTGGTTTATGCATTCTCTTCTTATTCAGCTTATGTAGTTGTTATAAAAGAGTTTCTGATGAGATAGAACCTGTACTTCAATATTCTGTGCACGATCGCTATATAAAAGCGCTTCCCTCTGCATTTGAAGCTCTATCTCACGACGAAGGACAATCCGACTGGGGCAAAGAGATGCGGATTGCATTAGGTTTTGCCAAGGAATGCGACCTATATCAAACTATCACAGCCTTTAAAAGAGCGGAGATCTTACTCTCTTCTTCTGATAGCCCTCGTCTTTTACAAATACAATACGGCGTCCTTATTTGCTATTACATGGGTCAGAAATACGATCAAGCCCTTGCTGTTTTCCAAGAGAGTCGCCTTAGACATGTCTCTACAGAGTTTGCACCCTTACACGATCTCTTAGTTGTTCTCTATGATTGCTATATTCAAACCAATCAGTTAACTCAAGCCGATCATATTTTAGAGTTATTCAATCAGTACTTCCCTGATCAATCGATGGATCTATATTTATCTAAATCTTTCATGACAGCTGATTTTTTTGCCTTAAATCTTATTGAAGAGAGTCCTCCTCCAAGACCTTATTTAAGCGATTTTTTGCAAGAGTACCAAACACATAAAAAATCTGTTGGCAAAGCACAACTGTTAAATGCCCTACTGCCAGGTTCTGGTTATTTGTATTTAGGACAAAAACAATCCGCTTTAACCGCTTTTTTACTCAATGGATTATTTATTGCTGCATCTGTTTATTGTTTTGATCATGGCAATATCGCAGCTGGTGTGATCTTTACAAGTTTTGAAGCTGGATGGTATTTTGGAGGAGTGTATGGCGCAGGCCTAGAGGCTAAATGCTATAATGAAAGACTCTATGAAACCTTAGGTTGCCATTTGATGAAAGAACAACGTTTATTTCCTATGTTGATGCTTAAATATGCTTTTTAG
- the yidD gene encoding membrane protein insertion efficiency factor YidD has protein sequence MLFRLLLLLFPFWVYALPGYFEPWGKDADLIFSQPKKTEPTSSSLPVYVAEKVIWFHQHILSPVDGPRSHFYPSSSSYMKQAMQKHGFVLGFFLGCDRLQRENSDPWIYRCIEIDQKLIKYNPVPHSK, from the coding sequence ATGCTTTTTAGATTACTGCTTCTTTTATTCCCTTTTTGGGTATATGCACTGCCAGGTTACTTTGAGCCATGGGGCAAAGATGCAGATCTGATTTTTTCCCAGCCAAAAAAAACAGAACCTACTTCTTCTTCCCTACCTGTATATGTAGCGGAAAAAGTGATTTGGTTCCATCAGCACATTCTATCGCCAGTAGATGGGCCAAGAAGCCACTTTTACCCTTCTTCTTCTAGTTATATGAAACAGGCCATGCAAAAACATGGCTTTGTACTAGGCTTTTTTTTAGGCTGTGATCGTTTGCAACGAGAAAACAGCGATCCTTGGATATATCGCTGTATCGAGATTGATCAAAAGCTCATCAAGTACAACCCTGTGCCTCATTCAAAATAA
- the der gene encoding ribosome biogenesis GTPase Der, whose translation MKTIQLALVGRPNVGKSALFNAICKKRIAIVDEAEGITRDRLYAETDLFGQSFEVIDTGGIHSDQRIVFQEEIRRQAEIAIEEADVLVMVVDFTVGVTLLDEYVAKILLRTKKKVILAVNKVDDFSKAQAIYEFHSLGIKDIVAVSATQKFQIAELLEVAFLGISFPDEVIKETKGIGTAIIGRPNVGKSTIVNYLLKEARCVVSPIAGTTRDSIDVEIQLEDQLFTLIDTAGIRKKKSEKEVVDKFAALRTERAMDRADVCVLVIDAEKGISTQEKRIANEIAALGKGCVLVFNKWDLVKGFRMEHCQKSFEIDVPFLTHCPLLFTSAETGRNVEKIFHAVAKVHEQQLRRITTGQLNKFVEQVVQKYHPPMIDGKRLRIYYMAQIGVQPPRFVLFVNKPELMLDSYKKYLINQFRLHYGFLGSPIEFILRGRKEKKLVPSNPQLEKQAIDLEEEELDLEKIDSSYFE comes from the coding sequence ATGAAAACAATACAACTAGCTCTGGTAGGGCGTCCAAATGTCGGAAAGTCTGCCTTATTTAACGCAATTTGCAAAAAAAGAATTGCCATCGTAGACGAAGCAGAAGGGATAACGCGGGATCGTCTATATGCTGAAACGGATCTTTTTGGCCAGTCTTTTGAGGTGATCGATACGGGTGGAATTCATTCTGATCAGAGGATTGTTTTCCAAGAAGAGATCCGTCGTCAAGCAGAGATTGCTATTGAAGAGGCTGATGTACTGGTCATGGTGGTGGATTTCACTGTGGGAGTTACACTTTTAGATGAATATGTAGCAAAAATTTTATTGCGTACTAAAAAAAAGGTTATTTTAGCTGTTAATAAAGTAGATGACTTTTCTAAAGCTCAAGCAATCTATGAGTTTCATTCCCTAGGGATTAAAGACATCGTTGCGGTTTCTGCTACACAAAAGTTTCAGATTGCAGAATTATTAGAAGTAGCATTTCTTGGGATAAGCTTCCCTGATGAGGTAATTAAAGAGACAAAGGGAATCGGGACTGCAATTATTGGCCGCCCTAATGTGGGCAAATCTACCATTGTAAATTACTTGCTAAAAGAAGCCAGATGTGTGGTCAGCCCCATTGCAGGAACCACTCGCGATTCTATCGATGTGGAGATTCAATTAGAAGATCAGCTGTTTACCTTAATCGATACAGCGGGTATTCGCAAAAAAAAATCAGAAAAAGAAGTAGTGGATAAATTTGCAGCTCTACGCACCGAAAGAGCAATGGATCGAGCAGATGTATGCGTACTTGTGATCGATGCAGAAAAGGGGATTAGCACGCAGGAAAAACGCATTGCTAATGAAATCGCTGCTTTAGGTAAAGGTTGTGTTTTAGTGTTTAATAAATGGGACCTTGTAAAAGGATTCCGGATGGAACATTGCCAGAAGAGTTTTGAAATTGATGTACCTTTTCTAACCCACTGTCCCTTATTATTTACCTCTGCAGAAACAGGAAGAAATGTCGAGAAGATTTTTCATGCAGTTGCTAAAGTACACGAGCAACAATTGCGCCGCATTACAACAGGACAGCTAAATAAGTTTGTCGAACAAGTTGTGCAAAAGTATCATCCTCCCATGATCGATGGAAAGCGTCTGCGCATTTATTACATGGCACAAATTGGTGTGCAGCCCCCTCGCTTTGTTTTATTTGTCAATAAACCTGAATTAATGCTTGATTCTTATAAAAAATATTTAATTAATCAGTTTCGCCTACACTATGGGTTTTTAGGCTCTCCGATTGAATTTATTTTAAGAGGGCGCAAAGAAAAAAAATTAGTTCCATCAAATCCCCAATTAGAAAAACAAGCCATTGATTTAGAAGAAGAAGAACTGGATTTAGAAAAAATAGATTCTTCTTATTTTGAATGA
- a CDS encoding GNAT family N-acetyltransferase, producing MQENIIQTERLILRPWKKEDLACLQSLNQDPRVMEYFPSLKSYKESLEEYNRIVEDFKKEGFGLWAVSIIGGADFIGFIGLHRVKFTAHFTPAVEIAWRLMADYWGKGYATEGAIACLKYGFETLNLNEIVSFTTTTNKRSIAVMERIGMSRDPKDDFDHPKLAEGHPLRRHVLYRLQANEWKRRHIYSTDAGPNR from the coding sequence ATGCAGGAAAATATAATCCAAACAGAAAGGTTAATCCTACGGCCTTGGAAAAAAGAAGATCTTGCTTGCTTGCAGAGCTTAAATCAAGATCCACGAGTCATGGAATATTTCCCCTCTTTAAAAAGCTACAAAGAGAGTTTGGAAGAGTATAATCGCATTGTGGAAGATTTTAAAAAAGAAGGATTTGGACTTTGGGCGGTTTCCATAATAGGAGGCGCTGATTTTATCGGTTTTATTGGTTTACATCGTGTGAAGTTCACTGCGCATTTTACGCCAGCTGTCGAAATAGCTTGGAGATTAATGGCTGATTACTGGGGTAAAGGGTATGCAACAGAAGGAGCCATAGCTTGCTTGAAATATGGATTTGAAACATTAAATCTTAATGAAATCGTCAGCTTTACAACGACTACAAATAAACGCTCTATAGCTGTTATGGAAAGAATAGGGATGTCACGCGATCCAAAAGATGATTTTGATCACCCAAAATTAGCAGAAGGTCATCCCTTAAGAAGACATGTGTTATATCGGCTACAAGCAAATGAGTGGAAGAGACGCCATATATATTCCACAGATGCTGGCCCTAATAGATAA